Proteins from one Cyclopterus lumpus isolate fCycLum1 chromosome 11, fCycLum1.pri, whole genome shotgun sequence genomic window:
- the LOC117738986 gene encoding 4-galactosyl-N-acetylglucosaminide 3-alpha-L-fucosyltransferase 9-like — MASVLYVLRAILTAILLLAGIVVLVLQYLQSSPAPTCHLPPAHSGQLKQANSSGVEQQTYKPIMLLWFWPENKRAIQDDLSNLPTSPRARFQRWIWFNTDSPNNTRRIEGIKSLFNLTLSYRKDADIQVRRLLTFKNSDEEFVLPKKERLLCWFVDSDNLTTESGERYSYYRELINHMKVDVFHSSTKGENYFLTISSCKFYLSFEDSIHRDYITETFNGPLSVGTVPIVLGPPRKNYEDFAPGESFIHVNDFPTSLALAQFLLGLDKDQEAYMRYFNWRGYYTAIRHLTEEKYEFAHSICQACRHVGIFRKYRVVPDLYKWFLL; from the exons ATGGCCtctgttttatatgttttacgAGCCATCCTGACGGCGATTCTCCTGCTGGCTGGAATCGTAGTGCTGGTTTTACAGTATCTCCAGTCATCTCCAGCTCCAACATGTCATCTTCCCCCGGCTCATTCAGGACAGCTGAAGCAGGCGAACAGCTCTGGAGTGGAACAACAGACATACAAGCCTATAATGCTGCTGTGGTTTTGGCCTGAAAACAAAAG AGCTATTCAGGATGACCTCTCCAACCTCCCCACCTCACCTAGAGCCAGATTTCAGAGGTGGATCTGGTTCAACACAGACTCACCAAACAACACGCGCAGGATAGAAGGCATAAAAAGCCTTTTTAACTTAACCTTGAGCTACAGGAAGGATGCGGATATTCAAGTTCGCAGGCTACTTACTTTCAAGAATTCAGATGAAGAGTTCGTACTTCCCAAGAAGGAACGTTTGCTTTGTTGGTTTGTGGATAGCGACAACCTCACCACAGAATCAGGGGAGAGATACAGCTACTACAGAGAGCTTATAAACCACATGAAGGTGGATGTTTTTCACAGCTCTACCAAAGGGGAGAACTATTTCCTGACCATTAGCAGCTGCAAATTCTACCTTTCCTTTGAGGATTCAATTCACAGAGATTACATTACAGAAACGTTCAATGGACCTCTGTCAGTTGGCACTGTGCCGATTGTTTTGGGCCCACCGAGAAAAAACTATGAGGATTTTGCCCCAGGTGAATCCTTCATACATGTTAATGATTTTCCTACTTCCTTAGCACTAGCTCAGTTCCTCCTGGGCCTGGATAAGGATCAGGAGGCTTATATGAGATACTTTAATTGGCGAGGATACTATACTGCAATACGTCATCTTACCGAGGAGAAGTATGAGTTTGCACACTCTATCTGCCAGGCCTGTCGTCACGTTGGCATATTCAGGAAGTACAGAGTTGTACCTGATCTGTACAAGTGGTTCTTACTGTAA